A window of Numenius arquata chromosome 6, bNumArq3.hap1.1, whole genome shotgun sequence contains these coding sequences:
- the SIVA1 gene encoding apoptosis regulatory protein Siva gives MPKRSCPFGEAAPLQLKTRVGLRELSRGVRGEEYRREIFERTRRLLFRGAQAYMEGAWPASPAATCAVSRSPEAGGEAQESGAGRRWSGQLLIGHDGKLLRRPVATGKAAPPVGVSKACSSCVRTADVKEACTQCERFVCQNCSRLCGCCNTVTCSLCSTVDYGDMGEQVLCNGCSIFQV, from the exons ATGCCGAAGCGCTCCTGCCCCTTCGGGGAGGCGGCCCCGCTCCAGCTGAAAACCCGCGTAGGGCTGCGGGAGCTGAGCCGCGGCGTGCGGGGCGAGGAGTACCGCCGGGAGATCTTCG AGAGGACCCGGCGGCTGCTCTTCAGGGGGGCCCAGGCGTACATGGAGGGCGCCTGgcccgccagccccgccgccaccTGCGCCGTCAGCCGCTCGCCGGAGGCCGGCGGGGAGGCCCAGGAGAGCGGCGCCGGTCGCCGCTGGAGCGGGCAGCTGCTCATCGGCCACGACGGGAAGCTGCTGAGGCGGCCCGTCGCCACCGGGAAGG CGGCTCCACCCGTGGGAGTTTCCAAGGCTTGCTCCTCGTGTGTCAGAACCGCCGATGTGAAGGAAGCCTGTACGCAGTGCGAGCGGTTTGTCTGTCAGAACTGCAGCAGGCTCTGCGGCTGCTGTAACACAGTTACCTGCTCCCTGTGCTCCACTGTCGA ttatGGTGATATGGGAGAGCAAGTTCTCTGCAATGGTTGTTCCATATTTCAAGTCTGA